A portion of the Lolium rigidum isolate FL_2022 chromosome 1, APGP_CSIRO_Lrig_0.1, whole genome shotgun sequence genome contains these proteins:
- the LOC124700477 gene encoding ATP-dependent zinc metalloprotease FTSH 2, chloroplastic-like: protein MAPSMSLAAKGLLPFAALPSSGRPVSVTASLEHKPSDSKRKLLKLALGGVGLPALLSAKKALADDQGVSSSRMSYSRFLEYLDKDRVKKVDLFENGTIAIVEAISPELGNRVQRVRVQLPGLSQELLQKLREKNIDFAAHNQQEDSGSLLFNLIGNLAFPLILIGGLFLLSRRGSGGMGGPNGPGFPLGFGQSKAKFQMEPNTGVTFDDVAGVDEAKQDFMEVVEFLKKPERFTAVGARIPKGVLLVGPPGTGKTLLAKAIAGEAGVPFFSISGSEFVEMFVGVGASRVRDLFKKAKENAPCIVFVDEIDAVGRQRGTGIGGGNDEREQTLNQLLTEMDGFEGNTGIIVVAATNRADILDSALLRPGRFDRQVSVDVPDVRGRTEILKVHGSNKKFDTDVSLEVIAMRTPGFSGADLANLLNEAAILAGRRGRTGISSKEIDDSIDRIVAGMEGTVMTDGKSKSLVAYHEVGHAVCGTLTPGHDPVQKVTLVPRGQARGLTWFIPMDDPTLISRQQLFARIVGGLGGRAAEEIIFGDSEVTTGAAGDLQQITGLAKQMVVTFGMSDIGPWSLMDGAQSGDVIMRMMARNSMSEKLALDIDSAIKQLSDQAYEIALQQIRDNRVAMDKIVEVLLEKETLSGDEFRAILSEFTEIPVENQIPPTPQAAVPV from the exons ATGGCGCCATCCATGAGCCTCGCCGCGAAAGGGCTGCTCCCCTTCGCGGCGCTCCCCTCGAGCGGCAGGCCGGTGTCCGTGACCGCTTCCCTGGAGCACAAGCCAAGCGACTCCAAgaggaagctcctgaagctcgcgCTCGGAGGCGTCGGGCTGCCCGCCTTGTTGAGCGCGAAGAAGGCCCTCGCCGATGACCAGGGCGTCTCTTCCTCGAGGATGTCCTACTCGAGGTTCCTCGAGTACCTCGACAAGGACAGGGTGAAGAAGGTCGACCTGTTCGAGAACGGGACGATCGCCATCGTCGAGGCCATCTCTCCCGAGCTCGGCAACCGCGTGCAGAGGGTTCGTGTGCAGCTTCCCGGTCTGAGCCAGGAGCTTCTCCAGAAGCTGAGGGAGAAGAACATTGATTTTGCTGCGCATAACCAGCAGGAGGACTCTGGTTCTCTGCTGTTCAACCTTATTGGGAACCTGGCCTTCCCGCTTATCCTCATCGGTGGTCTGTTCTTGCTGTCAAGGAGAGGATCAGGTGGCATGGGTGGGCCTAATGGCCCTGGGTTTCCCCTTGGTTTTGGCCAGTCTAAAGCTAAGTTCCAGATGGAGCCCAACACCGGTGTTACGTTTGATGATGTTGCTGGTGTTGATGAGGCAAAGCAGGACTTCATGGAAGTCGTTGAGTTCTTGAAGAAGCCAGAGAGGTTCACCGCTGTTGGTGCCCGCATTCCCAAGGGTGTGCTGCTTGTTGGCCCTCCTGGAACTGGTAAGACTTTGCTTGCCAAGGCGATCGCAGGGGAAGCTGGCGTGCCGTTTTTCTCGATATCGGGATCGGAGTTTGTGGAGATGTTTGTTGGTGTCGGTGCTTCCCGTGTCCGTGATCTTttcaagaaggccaaggagaatGCTCCTTGCATCGTGTTTGTTGATGAAATTGATGCTGTTGGAAGGCAGAGAGGAACCGGTATCGGTGGTGGGAATGATGAAAGGGAGCAGACTCTCAATCAGCTGTTGACTGAGATGGATGGTTTTGAGGGGAACACTGGAATCATTGTTGTTGCTGCCACCAACAGGGCTGACATCTTGGATTCTGCGTTACTTAGACCTGGACGCTTTGACAGACAG GTGAGTGTTGATGTTCCTGATGTACGTGGAAGGACTGAGATTCTAAAGGTGCACGGTAGCAACAAGAAGTTTGATACCGATGTTTCTCTTGAGGTCATAGCAATGAGAACACCTGGGTTCAGTGGAGCAGACTTAGCGAATCTTTTGAATGAAGCAGCCATACTAGCAGGCCGACGTGGGAGGACAGGAATTTCCTCGAAGGAGATTGACGATTCAATCGACAGAATAGTGGCTGGCATGGAAGGAACTGTCATGACAGATGGGAAGAGCAAAAGCCTTGTTGCGTACCATGAAGTTGGGCATGCAGTTTGCGG AACTTTGACGCCTGGCCATGACCCCGTCCAAAAGGTTACATTGGTTCCAAGAGGTCAAGCTCGTGGTCTCACCTGGTTCATTCCTATGGATGACCCGACGCTCATCTCTAGGCAGCAACTCTTTGCCAGAATCGTTGGTGGTCTTGGTGGTAGAGCTGCTGAGGAGATCATCTTTGGAGATTCTGAGGTGACCACTGGAGCTGCTGGTGACTTGCAGCAGATCACTGGCTTAGCGAAGCAG ATGGTGGTCACATTCGGCATGTCAGACATCGGTCCATGGTCTCTGATGGATGGAGCGCAGAGCGGGGATGTCATCATGAGAATGATGGCGAGGAACTCCATGTCTGAGAAGCTCGCACTGGACATCGATTCAGCCATTAAGCAGTTGTCAGACCAGGCCTACGAGATCGCTCTGCAACAGATCAGGGACAACCGTGTGGCTATGGACAAGATCGTGGAGGTGCTCCTCGAGAAGGAGACACTGAGCGGCGACGAGTTCCGGGCCATTCTTTCCGAGTTCACGGAGATCCCTGTCGAGAACCAGATTCCTCCAACCCCACAGGCAGCCGTCCCGGTCTAA